A genomic region of Ammospiza nelsoni isolate bAmmNel1 chromosome 3, bAmmNel1.pri, whole genome shotgun sequence contains the following coding sequences:
- the ZBTB2 gene encoding zinc finger and BTB domain-containing protein 2 isoform X2, with product MDLANHGLILLQQLNAQREFGFLCDCTVAIGDVYFKAHKSVLASFSNYFKMLFVHQTSECVRLKATDIQPDIFSYLLHLMYTGKMAPQLIDPVRLEQGIKFLHAYPLIQEASLASQGTFSHPDQVFPLASSLYGIQIADHQIRHPTKVTSATDKLGREPRPQTSRMSQEQASDGSQLSQLGANLPQVSRTNMSASDPLPSSLSPELVSAAGNNSPSGEEANMEASSSDEQPASLTIAHVKPSIMKRNGSFPKYYACHLCGRRFNLRSSLREHLQIHTGVPFTSSQQGESNISLSLCNNTADKDAMEVPEAGMISDSELQQISDSPIIDGQQQSETPPPSDIADIDNLEQADQEREVKRRKYECSICGRKFIQKSHWREHMYIHTGKPFKCSTCDKSFCRANQAARHVCLNQSMDTYTMVDKQTLELCTFEEGSQMDNMLVQTNKPYKCNLCDKTFSTPNEVVKHSCQNQNSVFTLEEDRSILLGGGDTEATETDNAVLASIKKEQEAVLLD from the exons ATGGATTTGGCCAACCATGGACTtattctgctgcagcagctaaATGCTCAGAGAGAGTTTGGTTTCCTGTGTGACTGCACAGTTGCCATTGGGGATGTCTACTTCAAGGCACACAAATCTGTCCTCGCTTCTTTCTCCAACTACTTCAAGATGTTGTTTGTTCATCAAACCAG TGAATGTGTCCGTTTGAAAGCGACCGACATACAGCCAGATATCTTCAGTTATCTCTTGCATTTGATGTACACTGGGAAGATGGCACCACAACTCATTGACCCAGTTCGACTAGAGCAGGGAATAAAGTTTCTGCATGCATATCCACTAATTCAAGAGGCCAGCCTTGCAAGTCAGGGAACTTTTTCTCACCCGGATCAAGTCTTTCCATTAGCATCTTCATTATATGGCATTCAGATTGCAGATCACCAGATAAGGCATCCCACTAAGGTTACGTCAGCGACTGACAAACTTGGGCGAGAACCACGGCCTCAAACATCCCGGATGAGCCAAGAGCAGGCTTCTGATGGCTCACAGCTCTCGCAGTTGGGTGCAAATCTGCCACAAGTGTCCCGGACAAATATGTCTGCTTCTGACCCATTGCCATCTTCTCTGTCTCCGGAATTGGTGTCTGCTGCTGGTAATAATTCACCTTCGGGAGAAGAGGCCAATATGGAAGCATCTTCTTCAGATGAGCAGCCTGCCTCTCTCACAATAGCACATGTCAAGCCAAGCATTATGAAAAGGAACGGAAGCTTCCCAAAATACTATGCCTGTCACCTCTGTGGCCGCCGGTTCAACCTGCGCAGCAGCTTGCGGGAGCACCTGCAGATCCACACGGGAGTTCCCTTCACATCTAGCCAGCAGGGAGAAAGTAATatttctttgtctctttgtAACAACACAGCTGATAAAGATGCCATGGAAGTGCCTGAAGCGGGGATGATTAGTGACAGCGAGCTGCAGCAGATCTCAGACTCCCCAATAATTGATGGGCAGCAGCAGTCAGAGACGCCTCCCCCCTCCGATATCGCAGATATCGACAACCTGGAGCAGGCAGATCAAGAGAGGGAGGTAAAGAGACGGAAATACGAATGTTCCATCTGTGGTCGCAAATTTATTCAGAAAAGCCACTGGAGGGAGCACATGTACATACACACGGGCAAGCCCTTCAAGTGCAGCACTTGTGACAAAAGCTTTTGTAGGGCTAACCAGGCTGCCAGACACGTGTGCCTAAACCAGAGCATGGACACGTACACCATGGTGGATAAACAGACTCTGGAGCTCTGTACCTTTGAGGAAGGCAGTCAAATGGACAACATGCTTGTACAGACCAACAAGCCCTACAAATGTAACTTGTGTGACAAAACTTTTTCAACTCCCAATGAAGTAGTCAAACATTCGTGCCAAAATCAAAACTCTGTCTTTACGCTAGAAGAAGATCGCTCCATTCTGTTAGGTGGTGGGGACACAGAAGCCACAGAGACTGATAACGCAGTGTTAGCCTCCATCAAAAAGGAGCAGGAAGCAGTGTTGTTAGACTGA
- the ZBTB2 gene encoding zinc finger and BTB domain-containing protein 2 isoform X1, which produces MQVICFSEYKKMDLANHGLILLQQLNAQREFGFLCDCTVAIGDVYFKAHKSVLASFSNYFKMLFVHQTSECVRLKATDIQPDIFSYLLHLMYTGKMAPQLIDPVRLEQGIKFLHAYPLIQEASLASQGTFSHPDQVFPLASSLYGIQIADHQIRHPTKVTSATDKLGREPRPQTSRMSQEQASDGSQLSQLGANLPQVSRTNMSASDPLPSSLSPELVSAAGNNSPSGEEANMEASSSDEQPASLTIAHVKPSIMKRNGSFPKYYACHLCGRRFNLRSSLREHLQIHTGVPFTSSQQGESNISLSLCNNTADKDAMEVPEAGMISDSELQQISDSPIIDGQQQSETPPPSDIADIDNLEQADQEREVKRRKYECSICGRKFIQKSHWREHMYIHTGKPFKCSTCDKSFCRANQAARHVCLNQSMDTYTMVDKQTLELCTFEEGSQMDNMLVQTNKPYKCNLCDKTFSTPNEVVKHSCQNQNSVFTLEEDRSILLGGGDTEATETDNAVLASIKKEQEAVLLD; this is translated from the exons ATGCAAGTCATTTGCTTTTCAGAGTATAAAAAAATGGATTTGGCCAACCATGGACTtattctgctgcagcagctaaATGCTCAGAGAGAGTTTGGTTTCCTGTGTGACTGCACAGTTGCCATTGGGGATGTCTACTTCAAGGCACACAAATCTGTCCTCGCTTCTTTCTCCAACTACTTCAAGATGTTGTTTGTTCATCAAACCAG TGAATGTGTCCGTTTGAAAGCGACCGACATACAGCCAGATATCTTCAGTTATCTCTTGCATTTGATGTACACTGGGAAGATGGCACCACAACTCATTGACCCAGTTCGACTAGAGCAGGGAATAAAGTTTCTGCATGCATATCCACTAATTCAAGAGGCCAGCCTTGCAAGTCAGGGAACTTTTTCTCACCCGGATCAAGTCTTTCCATTAGCATCTTCATTATATGGCATTCAGATTGCAGATCACCAGATAAGGCATCCCACTAAGGTTACGTCAGCGACTGACAAACTTGGGCGAGAACCACGGCCTCAAACATCCCGGATGAGCCAAGAGCAGGCTTCTGATGGCTCACAGCTCTCGCAGTTGGGTGCAAATCTGCCACAAGTGTCCCGGACAAATATGTCTGCTTCTGACCCATTGCCATCTTCTCTGTCTCCGGAATTGGTGTCTGCTGCTGGTAATAATTCACCTTCGGGAGAAGAGGCCAATATGGAAGCATCTTCTTCAGATGAGCAGCCTGCCTCTCTCACAATAGCACATGTCAAGCCAAGCATTATGAAAAGGAACGGAAGCTTCCCAAAATACTATGCCTGTCACCTCTGTGGCCGCCGGTTCAACCTGCGCAGCAGCTTGCGGGAGCACCTGCAGATCCACACGGGAGTTCCCTTCACATCTAGCCAGCAGGGAGAAAGTAATatttctttgtctctttgtAACAACACAGCTGATAAAGATGCCATGGAAGTGCCTGAAGCGGGGATGATTAGTGACAGCGAGCTGCAGCAGATCTCAGACTCCCCAATAATTGATGGGCAGCAGCAGTCAGAGACGCCTCCCCCCTCCGATATCGCAGATATCGACAACCTGGAGCAGGCAGATCAAGAGAGGGAGGTAAAGAGACGGAAATACGAATGTTCCATCTGTGGTCGCAAATTTATTCAGAAAAGCCACTGGAGGGAGCACATGTACATACACACGGGCAAGCCCTTCAAGTGCAGCACTTGTGACAAAAGCTTTTGTAGGGCTAACCAGGCTGCCAGACACGTGTGCCTAAACCAGAGCATGGACACGTACACCATGGTGGATAAACAGACTCTGGAGCTCTGTACCTTTGAGGAAGGCAGTCAAATGGACAACATGCTTGTACAGACCAACAAGCCCTACAAATGTAACTTGTGTGACAAAACTTTTTCAACTCCCAATGAAGTAGTCAAACATTCGTGCCAAAATCAAAACTCTGTCTTTACGCTAGAAGAAGATCGCTCCATTCTGTTAGGTGGTGGGGACACAGAAGCCACAGAGACTGATAACGCAGTGTTAGCCTCCATCAAAAAGGAGCAGGAAGCAGTGTTGTTAGACTGA